From one Gracilibacillus salinarum genomic stretch:
- the spoIIP gene encoding stage II sporulation protein P: MQRPNRFRKRVYFFSQHKLLIIISSFITAFFAMFILIGMLTSVDPSYRVASNTVKKWTTNVAEEHFLTLMSMENRMFKEALPEDKPPIDMWKVMFELGTNVRMHDVRSLLGRELPGFEMYDRQILIAGEGTDYTNLTVESTPPLDIVLEDREATEPEEKQDNKPVEEQEKTTGERDVVFIYNTHNRESFLPYLPDTDDPNDAFHREVNITKVSEQLAKDLERFGIGAQVDKTDIGSILNEKGWDYSADSYRASKEVVEAALTNNKEVNFIFDLHRDSMRKDVTTIDINGKSYAKMMFVIGGDNPEHEKNAALAKALQDKLDEEYPGLSRGVEMYGGAGRNGVYNQDLSDNALTIEFGGVDNTMEELYNTSEVFAEIFSEYYWNAERVSGEGDE, from the coding sequence ATGCAACGACCTAATCGATTTCGCAAAAGAGTATATTTCTTTTCCCAGCACAAATTACTGATCATCATTTCGTCTTTTATTACCGCATTTTTTGCCATGTTTATTTTGATTGGGATGTTAACAAGTGTCGATCCCAGCTATCGTGTTGCTTCTAATACGGTAAAAAAATGGACTACAAATGTAGCGGAAGAACATTTTTTAACGTTAATGTCAATGGAGAATCGCATGTTTAAAGAAGCGTTACCGGAAGATAAACCGCCGATAGACATGTGGAAGGTCATGTTCGAATTAGGAACGAACGTACGCATGCATGATGTTCGCAGTTTACTCGGACGAGAATTGCCAGGTTTTGAAATGTATGACAGACAAATTCTAATAGCTGGGGAAGGCACGGATTATACAAACTTAACAGTCGAATCAACACCTCCTCTTGATATTGTACTAGAGGATAGAGAAGCTACCGAACCGGAAGAAAAGCAAGATAACAAACCAGTGGAAGAGCAGGAAAAAACGACAGGAGAGCGAGACGTCGTCTTTATCTATAATACACATAATCGTGAGTCTTTCTTGCCTTATTTACCGGATACGGATGATCCGAATGATGCTTTTCATCGCGAGGTTAATATTACGAAAGTAAGCGAACAGTTAGCAAAAGATCTTGAAAGGTTTGGTATTGGAGCACAAGTGGATAAAACCGATATCGGGTCTATTCTGAATGAAAAAGGGTGGGATTACTCAGCGGATTCTTATCGGGCATCGAAAGAAGTTGTGGAAGCGGCTCTCACTAATAATAAAGAAGTTAACTTTATATTCGACCTTCATCGTGACAGTATGAGAAAAGATGTTACCACAATAGATATAAACGGAAAATCATACGCGAAAATGATGTTTGTCATCGGTGGTGACAACCCAGAACACGAAAAGAATGCGGCACTCGCTAAAGCGTTACAGGACAAACTGGATGAGGAATACCCTGGACTAAGTCGTGGTGTAGAAATGTACGGCGGCGCAGGAAGAAACGGTGTATATAACCAGGATTTATCAGATAACGCGTTAACTATCGAATTTGGTGGCGTTGATAACACGATGGAAGAACTGTACAACACCTCAGAAGTTTTTGCAGAAATTTTTAGTGAATATTACTGGAATGCGGAAAGAGTTTCTGGAGAAGGGGATGAATAA
- the rpsT gene encoding 30S ribosomal protein S20, whose amino-acid sequence MANIKSAIKRVRVNEEHRLQNQSFKADMRSHIKKVEALVESKDVENAKAALQTAVKKIDKAVQKGLIHQNKGDRQKSRLAQQVNNLSA is encoded by the coding sequence TTGGCTAATATTAAATCAGCTATCAAACGAGTACGTGTTAATGAAGAACATCGTCTACAAAACCAATCATTTAAAGCAGACATGCGTTCCCATATTAAGAAAGTGGAAGCATTAGTGGAAAGTAAAGATGTTGAAAATGCAAAAGCTGCTCTTCAAACAGCAGTGAAGAAAATTGATAAAGCGGTACAAAAAGGATTAATTCACCAAAACAAAGGTGACCGTCAAAAATCCCGCTTAGCTCAGCAAGTTAACAACTTGAGCGCATAA
- the hrcA gene encoding heat-inducible transcriptional repressor HrcA has product MLTDRQIQILQVIIDEFIQTAQPIGSRAIAKKESISFSPATIRNEMADLEEMGFIEKTHTSSGRVPSEKGYRFYVDHLMSPFRLSNRDMNMIKHTFEREMIEFERVVQKSARIMSDLTNYTSIILGPEVFHTTLKQIQLISLSNSTAVAILVTNTGHVEHRYFNVPAAMLSTDLEKLVNILNDRLVGVPIIQLQQKLFGEVAQLLQQYSADFETTYSYLQEALLEKQPVKLYMDGKTNIMLQPEFHDVHKIQSLYSMMEREDEMANLLRTSGQGLKVVIGQENRIDAMQDCSLITATYSLGEDQFGTIALLGPTRMEYSRVVSLLNVLSKQLSKTFDSWY; this is encoded by the coding sequence ATGCTTACAGATAGACAAATACAAATTTTGCAGGTTATTATTGATGAGTTCATCCAGACGGCACAACCGATTGGATCAAGGGCAATAGCGAAAAAAGAATCTATCTCATTCAGTCCCGCTACGATCCGGAACGAGATGGCTGATTTGGAGGAGATGGGGTTTATTGAGAAGACCCATACTTCTTCTGGTCGAGTGCCGTCCGAGAAGGGGTATCGTTTCTATGTCGATCATTTAATGTCGCCCTTTCGATTATCAAATCGTGACATGAATATGATTAAACATACTTTTGAGCGGGAAATGATAGAATTTGAAAGAGTTGTTCAGAAATCAGCAAGAATTATGTCTGATCTGACCAATTATACTTCGATTATTCTCGGTCCGGAAGTGTTTCACACCACGTTAAAACAAATACAGCTGATCAGTTTATCCAACAGTACTGCTGTCGCGATCCTGGTAACTAACACGGGACATGTGGAGCACAGGTATTTTAATGTGCCTGCTGCGATGCTATCAACCGATTTGGAGAAGTTGGTAAACATTTTGAATGATCGACTTGTAGGAGTCCCGATTATTCAGTTGCAACAGAAACTATTTGGAGAAGTCGCACAGCTTTTGCAACAATACAGTGCTGATTTTGAAACGACTTATTCCTATTTACAAGAAGCGTTACTGGAGAAACAGCCGGTTAAGCTTTACATGGATGGGAAGACAAATATTATGTTGCAGCCCGAATTTCATGATGTTCATAAAATACAATCTTTGTATTCGATGATGGAGCGCGAGGATGAAATGGCCAATCTGCTCCGAACATCTGGTCAAGGGTTAAAGGTAGTTATCGGGCAAGAAAATCGTATAGATGCAATGCAGGATTGCAGCTTAATTACGGCCACTTATTCACTGGGGGAGGACCAATTCGGTACAATTGCCCTGTTAGGACCTACCCGAATGGAATATTCCAGAGTGGTTTCCTTATTGAATGTCCTGTCAAAGCAATTAAGCAAAACGTTTGATTCATGGTACTAA
- the dnaK gene encoding molecular chaperone DnaK has translation MGKIIGIDLGTTNSCVAVMEGGESKVIPNPEGNRTTPSVVSFKNGERQIGEVAKRQAITNQNTIQSIKRHMGTDYKVEIEGKEYTPQEISAIILQHLKSYAEDYLGDTVDKAVITVPAYFNDAERQATKDAGKIAGLEVERIINEPTAAALAYGIDKADQDQTVLVYDLGGGTFDVSILDIGEGTFEVVSTAGDNRLGGDDFDEVLIDHMVAEFKKENGIDLSQDKMALQRLKDAAEKAKKDLSGVAQTQVSLPFITAGDAGPLHLEMNVTRAKFDELSADLVERTMGPTRQALRDADLSASEIDKVLLVGGSTRIPAVQEAIKKEIGKDPSKGVNPDEVVALGAAIQGGVLQGDVKDVVLLDVTPLSLGIETMGGVTTKLIERNTTIPTSHSQVFSTAADNQTAVDIHVLQGEREMAQDNKTLGRFQLTDIPAAPRGVPQIEVSFDIDANGIVNVRAKDLGTNKEQSITIKSSSGLSDDEVEQMVKDAEENAEADKQRREEIELRNEADQLVFQTDKTLKDLGESVTEEEKQKAEAAKEELKKALEDNDQDQIKEKKEALEQEVQNLTVKMYEQAQQQQQAEGGAEAGQENADDVVDADYEEVDDEDKDKK, from the coding sequence ATGGGTAAAATCATTGGTATTGACTTAGGTACAACAAATTCATGTGTAGCAGTAATGGAAGGTGGAGAATCTAAAGTTATCCCGAATCCAGAGGGGAACCGTACAACACCATCTGTTGTTTCTTTCAAAAATGGTGAACGTCAAATTGGGGAAGTTGCGAAACGTCAAGCAATTACAAACCAAAACACGATTCAGTCTATCAAACGACATATGGGTACAGATTACAAAGTAGAAATTGAAGGGAAAGAATACACTCCTCAAGAAATTTCTGCGATTATTTTACAGCATTTGAAATCATATGCAGAAGATTATTTAGGAGATACAGTTGACAAAGCTGTCATTACAGTGCCAGCTTATTTCAATGATGCAGAGCGTCAAGCTACAAAAGATGCAGGTAAAATTGCTGGACTTGAAGTAGAACGTATTATCAATGAACCAACAGCTGCAGCACTAGCTTATGGTATTGACAAAGCAGATCAAGATCAAACTGTTCTAGTATATGACCTTGGTGGCGGTACGTTTGACGTGTCTATTCTAGATATTGGTGAAGGTACATTCGAAGTAGTATCTACTGCGGGTGATAACCGACTAGGCGGGGATGACTTCGATGAAGTATTAATCGATCACATGGTAGCAGAATTCAAGAAAGAAAATGGCATAGATTTATCTCAAGACAAAATGGCACTGCAACGTCTGAAAGATGCAGCTGAAAAAGCGAAAAAAGACCTTTCAGGTGTAGCGCAGACTCAGGTATCTCTTCCATTTATTACAGCAGGAGATGCTGGGCCACTTCACTTGGAAATGAACGTTACACGTGCTAAATTTGATGAGTTATCAGCAGATTTAGTGGAAAGAACTATGGGACCAACTCGTCAGGCATTGCGCGATGCAGATCTATCTGCTAGTGAAATTGACAAAGTGTTGTTGGTAGGTGGATCTACTCGTATCCCAGCAGTACAAGAAGCTATTAAGAAAGAGATTGGTAAAGATCCATCCAAAGGGGTAAACCCAGATGAGGTTGTGGCATTAGGTGCAGCGATCCAGGGTGGTGTGTTACAAGGTGATGTTAAAGATGTTGTATTACTTGATGTTACACCATTATCACTTGGGATCGAAACAATGGGTGGTGTTACGACGAAATTAATCGAACGTAATACAACAATCCCAACTAGCCATTCTCAAGTTTTCTCAACTGCAGCAGATAATCAGACGGCAGTAGATATTCACGTACTTCAAGGTGAACGTGAAATGGCTCAGGATAACAAGACATTAGGTCGTTTTCAATTAACTGATATTCCAGCAGCTCCGCGCGGTGTACCACAAATCGAAGTATCATTTGATATTGATGCGAACGGTATTGTAAATGTACGTGCGAAAGATTTAGGAACGAATAAAGAACAGTCTATTACAATTAAATCGTCTTCCGGTCTATCTGATGATGAAGTAGAGCAAATGGTAAAAGATGCAGAAGAAAATGCTGAAGCGGACAAACAACGTCGCGAGGAAATTGAGCTTCGTAATGAAGCAGATCAGTTAGTTTTCCAAACAGATAAAACGCTAAAAGATCTTGGCGAAAGTGTAACAGAAGAAGAAAAGCAAAAAGCAGAAGCTGCTAAAGAAGAATTGAAAAAAGCTTTAGAAGATAATGATCAGGATCAAATTAAAGAGAAAAAAGAAGCGTTAGAACAAGAAGTGCAAAACTTAACAGTAAAAATGTATGAGCAAGCACAACAACAACAGCAAGCAGAAGGCGGCGCTGAAGCTGGTCAGGAAAATGCTGATGATGTAGTAGATGCCGATTACGAAGAAGTAGATGACGAAGATAAAGACAAAAAATAA
- the dnaJ gene encoding molecular chaperone DnaJ — translation MSKRDYYEVLGVSKDASKDEIKKAYRKLARKYHPDVNKDEGTDDKFKEVKEAYEVLGNEQKKAQYDQFGHAGPQGQGGFGGFGGGAEDFGGFGDIFDMFFGGGRRRDPNAPRQGNDLQYTMTLEFEDAIFGKETDIQIPKEEECDTCHGSGAKPGTKPETCSNCNGSGQLNVEQNTPFGRVVNRRVCHHCQGTGKQIKDKCGTCGGQGKVKTRKTIHISIPAGIDEGQQIRVAGQGEPGVNGGPAGDLYVVIQVKTHEFYQREGDHIFCEMPVTFAQAALGDEIEVPTLHGKVKLKIPAGTQTGKTFRLKGKGAPNVRSNVHGDQHIKIRVITPTTLSDRQKELLREFNEISGNQPTDEHEDTFFQRVKRAFKGE, via the coding sequence GTGAGTAAACGAGATTATTATGAGGTACTAGGTGTGTCCAAAGATGCATCAAAAGATGAAATAAAAAAGGCTTATCGTAAACTTGCAAGAAAATATCACCCAGATGTGAATAAAGATGAAGGTACGGACGACAAATTTAAAGAAGTAAAAGAAGCTTATGAGGTATTGGGTAATGAGCAGAAGAAAGCTCAATACGATCAATTCGGTCACGCGGGTCCTCAAGGTCAAGGTGGCTTTGGCGGATTCGGAGGAGGAGCTGAAGACTTTGGTGGCTTTGGTGACATCTTTGACATGTTTTTCGGTGGTGGCCGCCGACGCGATCCAAATGCACCTCGTCAAGGAAACGATCTGCAATATACGATGACACTAGAATTTGAAGATGCTATTTTTGGAAAAGAAACCGATATTCAAATTCCTAAAGAGGAAGAATGTGATACGTGTCATGGTTCTGGTGCAAAACCTGGTACTAAGCCAGAAACGTGTAGTAATTGTAACGGTAGCGGACAACTCAATGTTGAGCAAAATACACCATTTGGCAGAGTTGTGAACCGAAGAGTATGTCATCATTGTCAAGGTACCGGGAAACAAATTAAAGATAAGTGTGGCACTTGTGGCGGTCAAGGAAAAGTGAAGACGCGCAAGACGATCCACATTAGCATTCCAGCCGGTATTGATGAAGGACAACAAATCCGAGTAGCTGGTCAAGGGGAACCGGGTGTGAATGGCGGACCAGCCGGGGATCTTTATGTAGTTATTCAAGTAAAAACACATGAATTCTATCAGCGTGAAGGGGATCACATTTTCTGTGAAATGCCCGTTACATTCGCACAAGCTGCACTAGGTGATGAGATTGAAGTGCCAACTCTTCATGGTAAGGTGAAATTAAAGATTCCAGCTGGTACACAGACAGGAAAGACTTTCAGACTTAAGGGCAAAGGTGCTCCTAATGTCCGAAGTAATGTCCATGGGGACCAACATATCAAAATCCGCGTCATTACACCAACTACCCTTAGTGATCGCCAAAAAGAATTATTGCGGGAATTTAATGAAATCAGTGGGAATCAACCGACAGATGAACACGAAGATACATTTTTTCAACGAGTAAAACGTGCGTTTAAGGGCGAATAA
- the hemW gene encoding radical SAM family heme chaperone HemW: MVSSAYIHIPFCEKICHYCDFTKFFYDEKMADDYLIALENEMKAYIHKPKKKMETIFVGGGTPTALNEKQLTKLVQIINHYFDVSTVSEYSFEANPGDLTNEKINILRAYGVNRISMGVQVLDNDMLEQLGRLHRVKDVYENVNGLIKAGIDNISIDLMYSLPNQSVEGFNQTLQEALQFHLPHYSAYSLQIEPKTIFYQRYMKGKLSKPPEEIEADMYALLRSEMRANGIHQYEISNFAKPGFESQHNLVYWNNQYYFGFGAGAHGYLPGERIINIRPFPKYVEAANNTGKPVLHIEHIGRKEQIEEEMFLGLRKSEGVSIDAFEQKYQIPLNDLYGEELRTLKQKGWIDITSSFVKLTEEGKPFGNEVFQSFLLDDNAV, from the coding sequence GTGGTTTCATCCGCGTATATTCATATTCCCTTCTGTGAAAAAATCTGTCATTATTGTGATTTTACAAAGTTTTTTTATGATGAAAAAATGGCAGATGACTATTTAATCGCATTAGAAAATGAAATGAAAGCCTATATTCATAAACCAAAAAAGAAAATGGAAACCATCTTTGTCGGCGGAGGTACTCCGACAGCACTAAATGAAAAGCAATTAACGAAACTGGTACAAATAATTAACCATTATTTTGATGTATCAACAGTCAGTGAGTATTCCTTCGAAGCAAATCCTGGGGACTTAACCAATGAAAAAATTAACATATTACGTGCTTACGGCGTTAACCGTATTTCCATGGGTGTTCAAGTGCTCGATAATGATATGTTGGAACAACTTGGAAGGTTGCATAGAGTGAAGGATGTATACGAAAATGTCAATGGATTAATAAAGGCAGGTATCGATAATATTAGTATCGACTTAATGTACAGTCTTCCCAATCAATCTGTTGAAGGTTTTAACCAAACCTTACAAGAAGCATTACAGTTTCACCTCCCGCATTATTCGGCTTACTCGCTGCAAATAGAACCGAAGACTATCTTCTATCAGCGGTACATGAAGGGAAAACTATCAAAACCACCAGAAGAAATAGAGGCAGATATGTATGCATTGCTGCGAAGTGAAATGCGTGCTAATGGCATTCATCAATATGAAATAAGTAATTTTGCCAAGCCAGGATTTGAAAGTCAGCATAATTTGGTGTATTGGAACAATCAATATTACTTTGGTTTCGGAGCAGGGGCTCACGGGTATCTACCAGGTGAGCGCATTATAAATATCCGTCCTTTTCCGAAGTATGTCGAAGCCGCCAATAACACTGGAAAACCTGTCCTTCATATTGAGCATATTGGACGTAAGGAACAGATTGAAGAAGAGATGTTTCTTGGACTGAGAAAGAGTGAAGGAGTTTCGATCGACGCCTTTGAACAAAAATATCAAATTCCGCTAAATGATTTATATGGAGAAGAGTTACGCACTCTGAAACAAAAGGGATGGATTGACATAACTAGCAGCTTTGTAAAGTTAACAGAGGAAGGCAAACCATTTGGTAATGAAGTATTCCAAAGCTTTTTGTTAGATGATAATGCGGTCTAG
- the grpE gene encoding nucleotide exchange factor GrpE has product MQEKDVNQNEQEEVIEDAEQELVSDEETATVTQTDVSEEEIQALQAEKDDLQNRLLRVQAEYDNFRKRTKKEKEADLKYKSQSVVTELLPVLDNFERALQVEVDDQAAKGVVDGLAMVYRQLKTVLENEGVSEIETDGQYFDPNLHQAVMQVEEEGFESNQIVDTMQKGYQLKDRVIRPAMVKVNQ; this is encoded by the coding sequence ATGCAAGAAAAAGATGTCAATCAAAACGAACAAGAAGAAGTAATCGAAGATGCAGAACAAGAATTGGTGAGTGATGAAGAAACAGCTACAGTTACTCAAACAGATGTAAGTGAAGAAGAAATTCAGGCACTCCAAGCTGAAAAAGACGACTTACAGAACCGTCTTCTTCGGGTTCAGGCAGAGTATGATAATTTCAGAAAACGAACCAAGAAAGAGAAAGAAGCGGACTTAAAATATAAATCTCAATCCGTTGTCACAGAATTACTCCCCGTACTTGATAACTTTGAGCGCGCTCTTCAGGTCGAAGTTGATGACCAGGCAGCTAAAGGTGTGGTAGATGGTCTGGCGATGGTGTACCGTCAGTTAAAGACAGTACTAGAAAATGAAGGTGTGTCTGAAATTGAGACAGACGGTCAATATTTTGATCCGAATCTTCATCAAGCCGTTATGCAAGTGGAAGAAGAAGGTTTTGAATCAAATCAAATTGTCGACACTATGCAAAAAGGCTATCAATTGAAAGATAGAGTAATTCGACCAGCAATGGTTAAAGTAAATCAATAA
- the lepA gene encoding translation elongation factor 4 encodes MTLTNIRNQKKVRNFSIIAHIDHGKSTLADRILEKTKALTSREMKEQFLDAMDLERERGITIKLNAVQLKYDRGGGDDYLFHLIDTPGHVDFTYEVSRSLAACEGAILVVDAAQGIEAQTLANVYLALDNDLEIIPVINKIDLPSADPDRVKQEITDVIGIDGDEAILASAKSGIGIEEILDAIVERIPEPQGDPEEPLKALIFDSLYDPYRGVVAYICVKEGSVKVGDKIKMMATGKEFEVNEVGVFNPKPIQLDELTVGDVGYLTASIKNVGDSRVGDTITLANNPAPEPLPGYRRLNPMVFCGLYPVDADKYNDLREALERLELNDSSLQYEAETSQALGFGFRCGFLGLLHMEIIQERIEREFGIDLITTAPSVIYQVIKTDGEEVSIDNPSFMPDNQSIQEVQEPYVKATIMVPNDFVGPVMEICQKKRGDFMDMQYLDDNRVNVVYEIPLSEIVYDFFDQLKSQTKGYASFDYEMIGYKTSNLVKMDILLNGDTIDALSFIVHRDFAFERGKQIADKLKKLIPRQQFEVPIQAAIGNKIVARTNIKAMRKNVLSKCYGGDISRKRKLLEKQKEGKKRMKMVGSVEVPQEAFMAVLKMDDE; translated from the coding sequence ATGACATTGACGAACATTAGAAATCAAAAAAAGGTGCGTAATTTTTCTATTATCGCACATATTGATCACGGAAAATCTACTTTAGCAGATCGTATTCTGGAGAAAACGAAAGCTTTAACATCTCGAGAAATGAAGGAACAGTTCCTGGATGCGATGGATTTAGAACGTGAACGTGGAATCACCATAAAACTAAATGCAGTACAGTTGAAATATGATCGTGGTGGTGGAGACGACTATTTATTCCATTTAATTGATACACCAGGACACGTCGATTTTACATATGAAGTATCTCGTAGCTTAGCGGCTTGTGAAGGTGCTATTCTGGTTGTGGATGCTGCTCAAGGAATAGAGGCGCAGACACTTGCAAATGTGTATCTGGCGCTTGATAATGATCTGGAAATCATACCTGTCATTAATAAAATTGATCTGCCTAGTGCAGATCCTGATCGTGTTAAACAAGAAATTACTGACGTGATTGGTATTGATGGCGATGAAGCTATTTTGGCCAGTGCTAAATCTGGTATCGGAATTGAAGAAATACTTGATGCGATTGTAGAAAGAATACCAGAACCGCAGGGTGACCCTGAAGAACCGTTAAAAGCCCTTATCTTTGATTCTTTGTATGATCCTTATCGTGGAGTTGTCGCGTATATTTGTGTAAAGGAAGGATCAGTTAAAGTAGGCGACAAGATAAAAATGATGGCAACTGGCAAGGAATTTGAAGTGAATGAAGTTGGCGTATTTAATCCGAAGCCGATTCAATTGGATGAATTAACAGTTGGAGATGTTGGCTACTTAACAGCATCGATAAAAAATGTAGGAGATTCACGCGTAGGGGATACGATCACTCTTGCTAACAATCCTGCACCAGAACCATTGCCAGGTTATCGTAGATTAAATCCAATGGTATTCTGTGGCTTATACCCAGTGGATGCAGATAAATATAATGATTTACGTGAAGCTCTAGAAAGACTTGAATTAAACGATTCTTCGTTGCAATATGAAGCAGAAACTTCTCAGGCGCTAGGTTTTGGTTTCCGTTGTGGCTTCCTTGGTTTGCTTCACATGGAAATTATTCAAGAACGTATTGAACGAGAATTTGGTATTGATTTAATCACTACCGCACCAAGTGTTATTTATCAGGTGATTAAGACAGACGGTGAAGAAGTATCGATCGATAATCCATCATTTATGCCTGATAATCAATCGATTCAAGAAGTACAGGAACCTTATGTAAAGGCGACGATTATGGTTCCAAATGATTTTGTTGGACCAGTAATGGAAATTTGCCAGAAAAAACGTGGCGATTTCATGGATATGCAATATTTAGATGATAATCGCGTGAATGTTGTCTATGAAATTCCGTTATCTGAAATTGTGTATGACTTCTTCGATCAGTTAAAATCACAAACGAAAGGATATGCTTCGTTCGATTATGAAATGATTGGTTATAAAACCTCCAATTTAGTAAAAATGGATATCCTGTTAAATGGTGATACGATCGATGCATTGTCCTTTATCGTGCACAGAGATTTTGCTTTTGAACGCGGTAAACAAATTGCAGATAAGCTAAAAAAATTAATTCCGCGTCAACAATTCGAGGTTCCGATTCAGGCAGCAATTGGTAATAAAATCGTTGCCAGAACGAATATTAAAGCAATGCGTAAGAACGTTCTGAGTAAATGTTACGGTGGGGATATCTCCAGAAAACGTAAACTTTTAGAAAAGCAAAAAGAAGGTAAAAAACGTATGAAAATGGTCGGCTCTGTAGAAGTCCCTCAAGAAGCATTTATGGCAGTATTAAAAATGGATGATGAATAA
- the gpr gene encoding GPR endopeptidase → MYVNQNENQNQKQEIEGVTIKEDKIGNIGLTNVDVDESGAQHIGKNPGSYRTIYSEAIKKQDTKLQEETAKVVAKQIIELLDKNNVPADAAGLIVGLGNRNVTPDALGPLAIEKVLVTNHLFVHEPQYVQEGYRKVATIVPGVMGVTGIETSDIIKGVIEKYKPGFVIAIDALASRSIERVNATIQLSDAGIHPGSGVGNKRKELSQATLGIPVFAIGVPTVVDAVTITSDAIDYVLKHIGKEWKEKDKPSKSLTPAGMSFGNRQLSDEDLPSIEKREKIFGMIGSLTDEEKRSLMQEVLTPLGHNLMVTPKEVDGYIEDMAHLIAEAINAAMHKNVNINNFAQYTR, encoded by the coding sequence ATGTATGTCAATCAGAACGAAAATCAAAATCAGAAACAAGAAATAGAAGGAGTTACGATTAAAGAAGACAAAATTGGAAATATCGGTTTAACAAATGTAGATGTAGATGAAAGTGGTGCTCAACACATTGGAAAGAATCCAGGCTCATACAGAACCATTTATTCGGAGGCCATCAAAAAACAGGATACAAAACTTCAGGAAGAAACGGCAAAAGTTGTTGCCAAGCAGATCATTGAGTTGCTGGACAAAAACAATGTCCCTGCAGATGCAGCTGGTTTAATAGTTGGCCTTGGAAACCGAAATGTTACGCCGGATGCATTAGGACCACTTGCTATCGAAAAGGTATTGGTTACGAATCATTTGTTTGTACATGAACCGCAATATGTTCAAGAAGGTTATCGTAAAGTGGCAACCATTGTGCCAGGAGTAATGGGAGTTACTGGGATTGAAACGAGCGACATTATTAAAGGTGTGATAGAGAAATATAAACCAGGATTTGTTATTGCAATTGATGCATTAGCGTCCCGGTCAATCGAACGAGTTAATGCCACAATTCAACTATCCGACGCCGGCATACATCCAGGGTCTGGAGTTGGAAATAAGCGCAAGGAATTAAGTCAAGCAACACTTGGTATTCCAGTGTTTGCAATCGGTGTTCCAACCGTTGTTGATGCAGTAACCATTACAAGTGATGCCATCGATTATGTCCTAAAGCATATCGGAAAAGAATGGAAGGAAAAAGACAAACCATCCAAATCTTTAACACCTGCTGGTATGTCATTTGGAAACAGACAGTTAAGTGATGAAGATCTTCCTTCCATAGAGAAACGGGAAAAGATTTTTGGAATGATTGGTTCTCTTACAGATGAGGAAAAACGATCCTTAATGCAAGAGGTGCTGACACCGCTCGGTCATAATTTAATGGTAACGCCAAAAGAAGTAGATGGTTATATAGAAGATATGGCTCATTTAATAGCTGAAGCAATCAACGCTGCTATGCATAAAAATGTAAATATTAATAATTTTGCACAATATACGAGATAA